Below is a window of Zygosaccharomyces rouxii strain CBS732 chromosome C complete sequence DNA.
CAGACCATAGCGGTAGTAAAATCCATTCTCCTAAGATATAAAGTTCGAGCAATTGGAATGAGCTTAAGTTCAACAAAAAATCCTGATTCAATATCCCATAAGCGCGGTATCTGGGATCTAACTCATTCTCTTTAATTTTATCCGTTTCGGCCTTTTCAGTGACATTAGGAATTCTTATCCTGCTATTGAATTTGGAAATATGGTATAGTACTGTATGGAAGTTCAATTGACAAGCACTTGGTACAGATACTATAGGCTGGTTTTGCCTTATGATTCCACTTGAGAGCGTAACACCTCTGCCcgaaatttcattttcgtTAACACATATGTTTTCTGATAGCTGGAATTGACCGTTATCGTTTAACCAGTGGGTCAAAGAAGCTATTTTAGTCTCCATTTTCTCACGATCTTAGTCTTTTGGAGTTTGattctcatcatttttTCGATGTCGCCAATATGATTGAAAAAGTGTATTaatgttggaaaaaatgaagGCATGAAGTGAAGGATATTCAAATAAATGCACTTTCGCTTTGGTTGGAATGGTCCTGCTTGATATAATTTCTAGCCTACCAAtctacttttttttttttttttacagATCAATTGGTGCAATAATCATGGTTCCATAAAATATGATCAGAATTCTATAAATACAGATCAAATATGAGAACCGTTTGAAAACTTCGAGGAATTAAAAATTATgtgattgaaaaatcataCCAGAATATTTTAATTCCACTTGCACCGGTGTTTAATTCAGCATAGTTATATGTGTGTGTGGTTTTAATTCGCCGATGTTGAATTCCAACGATTCCTATTCATTATTGGTATCCTTCGAATACTAAAATTTTCCTGATCAAAACTaagattacaagaaaatatgaagaaggtttccTATTATTTTCTGGAATTGCATTACTTGTTATGGTTCAGTGTTCTATTAGAGCGTCCATCAAATGAAAATCATCATGAAAGAAATAGTAAACTTACAATGTTGAATAAAAGCTAATGGGAAAGACAGTAAACCATGTCTTTTGGTCTTTTTTGCAAGACTATTTTGAATAGAACGGAATTGAAGGGGGTACCGAAACTTAGAGGGGTGCAATCTTTCTCATATGCTACTGATTCATGTTCTGCCAAGAGGAAAACTCATCCCATCGATGAATCCGCTAAGGCCATCAGACATTTACAGTTTACAAGGCGCTTACCCTTCGAAAAAGGGTTAGAAATTCAAGAGCAATTTTCCAAAGCTCAATTGGATATTAAAGAACTTCATGCTAAGATTAGAAGAAGGCTTGCCAAATTACAGGAAGAGAATGTCAACATGACAATCAATGATAGCGAAAGGCAGATTATAGACAACATTTTATCGATGAAACCAAACCCAATAGTATTGacttttgaatttgatccGACTTATACAGGGGGGAAAAGGATTAAAAAGACTATGACTCCAGAACAGATAGCccaatttgaaagttttgttCCTTCTAGAGATTCCAGCGATGCAAGACCAAAGTTCGTACAAGTGGAAAGGGGTGGACAAATCACTTACCATGGTCCTGGTCAGATGGTCGCCTACGTCATCATGGATCTTAAATCTTTCGATAATTTCCCAGCAAGATGCTTCGTCTCTGGTCTCGAAGACTCAGTCATCAGTACACTGAAAAACCTTAAGGTGGGTGATGGTCAACAGGCTTTGGATATTGACGCTAAATTAACCGAGGAGACAGGAGTTTGGACTGTGGACAACAAGAAAATTGCAAGTCTGGGAATTCATGTGAGACGTTCGGTGACGTCTCATGGGGTTAGTATTAATGTAAATCCTGATCTTTCCTACATGACAAGTTTTGAAATGTGCGGTTTACCTGGCGTTTTGCCAACATCAGTTGAAAAGCAAAGGCCTGACGTAGTTCTTAATGTACAAGATGTCGCCGTCAAATTTGTCAATGAATTGGCAAAGACATTGGGAGTGTCTACGGTGGAAAGAATGCAGCTGGATGATATGGACTTGAAAGCATAGGTATTCAAGGTCGAAGAAAATACTGCATAATAATTCCGTAAAATATTCGTTAACATATGTGTGtgaataaaaataaaagaaagagtAAGCATTCTGCTTAGTGCAGAAGCGGTATATACTAGAAAATACATTCCTTCCTGTAAATACAAAGAAGAGTTGGAAATATGACTGAtaattatttttctttgttgtGAGAATtgctattattattactattatcattattattatgggtgttgttgttgttgttattactGTTGTTCAATTAATGCTCTGATGAAAACCTCATAGCGAAAGCGACAAACCCAATTGAAATAGCACTTACGAAGAATACATTTCTACTGCTGAATTTTCTATTGCTGCTCCTCGTTGGTTTATCGGCTTTTGCTGTGTCGCTAGTTTCTGTGGTTGATGTCTCATCGGTGGTAGGCTCTACATTTGAAGACTGTTGCTCTGCAAGGGCGGCATTCTTGGCAAGTTGTGAGTTTCTAtatttttccacttctaaCCTCGTTCgtaaatcttctaattccctttctaattttttaatatgcatatctttttccttttctttggtttGGAATGACAATTTTAAAGTcttattttccttttcaaatttatctACTTGGGATTTatgttcttttgaaatggattCCTGCTTCTCAGTTAATTTCTGCCTTAGAGCATTCTGTAGTTTAACTAATTgtttatcatttttttccacCATAAGTCGATTCACATAGTCTAAATTGGTAATGTAGTTCATTAAAAAGCTTTCCATCGATTTTAGTTTGGTAAATTCATGTTTTTCCAATGATATCTCAGTAGCTAAAGTTTTCACAACGTTTATTAGATTAGGACTTGTACCAATGGaattattgatgaaaatccCACTCAGGATTTCTGTCTCTGATCCTAATACGGtatcttctaaatccaaattgttaACGTCACCAAACATGGCGGCTTCAAATGCAGCTCGCTGAGCCGTCATCGATTGGGCTTCAGCATTAGTGCCACGAACTCCATTAATCTGTTTTAGAGCAGAAGCTGTGCCAGCCATTTTCTCACTCTGattttttgtaattccATTGAGAAAACTAGTACTTTGGTCGGAATCGTTGATCAATGGTATCACTGAAATATCCTCTACGAATGCACTAATCTTCCTATGTTCAAATTTACTATCGATATCAGTCCCCAGATCAATTACATCTCCTACTTTTAACTCAACATCATTCTGATCAATCCTGCTGCCATTAACAAACGTACCATTGCttgatttcaaatcacGGATGTAAATATTCCCCGTATTTGGATCACAACTTAATGCAGCATGGTTTCTTGAAAGCACCCGGGAATCAAAATGACCATTATCAGGCCTCACTTGAGGCACATGTTGAGAATCTTGcttattaccaccattgaCACTCCCCATACCACCAAAACTTTGagaattaccaccattagaaCTCACCACGGGTCTTCCCAATTTTAAACTCTCTGGTTTAAATGGTACTACTAAAAATTTAGTCTCGAAGGTTTCAttcaatgatttcaaaatgataatatgCGTATATTTGTTCCTTGGCGTTACAGGTATACTCAGTGGTTCTTGATCCGTCTTAGTTTTGTTCTCAGTCTCCTTCTTATTGACACTACTTGACCGCTTATGACCATGTCCACTACTTTTAGAATTAGATCTAGTCCTCTTGCTTGGTGAGATAGTATCCTTTGCATTGCCATTACCATTGCCAGATTTGTTGCTCCCCATCATGCTAATGCCGGACGCATGTGTGGGGGACCTCCAACTCCTTTCCACTTCTGCCATAATGGTGTGTATTTGGTAAAGAACCCCAGCTTATTAACAATTCCAATGTGCTGAAAATTTATAGATTGGTTTCGAACCGTTAAATCAGTTCGACCTTTTAGTTGTTTTGtgtggaagaattggttttgggtttgttgatgaaatgtATATGTGTAAAGGGAACAGGAAAGGAACCTTGTGGAGTGCGAAACCGATTCAATCTATAGTAACTaagaataataaagaaaagtAAGTGGAAAGAGCCATCGGGACTTTGAAGTGATGGCAGAATCGTTGGAACGTAGTGTAGGTTATCTGGAGGCCAGTAATGAGCTACTTCGAAGAACGGTGACGAAGTTACAAGACAATGCAGAATCAAACAATTTCCTAGCACAGACGATGCTTGATTGTAAAAGAGTATTTGAACTAGTTCCTGAATACGACGTGCATAAGGCTAAATTAGATCTAATTGAAGAAGTGGAGCCACTAGTGAGGACGCTCGAGgagaaattggataaatcgACGGTTAGGATGACAAGAGAATTGGATACTCTACAGCAGACATACGAACTGAACAAATTAAGATTGAGTAAGAGTAAAGATGTGGAAACAGGTAACGAAATGGATGTGAGTACAGATGCTGTAATAATGACATCTTCTAccaatgaagaattggctcagctgaaagatttgaaaagtaGAAAGATGGAATTACAGAGCCGATTGCAAATGCTAAGAGAATCGAAATCAAAATgaggatgaatttaaaGCTTTAAATTTGTGTAGTAATTGCTGACGCTATTTTCCAAGGCATTCAATTTGGAGGATGTTGATATGAGAAACGGATCACTGGTCGTTAATGCTACTTTACCGATTTCAATGACGACTTTATCATTGAAAGTGACACATCTATTGAGAAAATATTGTGCTTGAGGTAAAGTGGCCCATTGGGTATTGAAGCTCGACAACATATTATTGATAAAAGTAGGTTGTTCGATGTGAACTCCGTTTTCCCTTAGGATATGTGATAAATTTTTAGACCGGTCCTGCGTCAATTGATCCTTAATTTTGTCACTAAATGATTTACCGGTATCAGAATCAATATCACACCAGGGCTTCTTTGTCACTTTGCTCAAATTTCTAAAATCCACACacaattcatttttgaaaagtacAATTTCCAAACTTATTTCATGATGAGCACTCTCACAAAGTGATTCGTGATCCTGGAACAACTTCTTCATAGCATAGTTATCATTATCGGGGAACGATAGGTTACGTGGTGGATTTTGTAGGAGATTAATAGATTTTGTAAGTAGTTGTAATATTTTGCCAATGGCACTGATAAAAGTTTCTGCATCTTTGGTCACCTCCAGTTCTTCTAATTGGTTTAAAACTGTCTTTAGGTTAGAGGTAAGGTCTTCGATCTGCTGTAGGGGAAATTGTGATTCTGGATGTTTCTTGAATAAAACTTGTCTGCCTTTGTGGAATTCCGGAAACCTAACTAGAGCTTGGAAATCTACCAATTTACCAGCTTGTCTTGCAACAATACCTTTCACAGATGGAGTATCTCCGTATTCACTACCTCCACTACTTATGGGGATTTTGAAGACTTGATCACTCTGTAACATTTCAAGGCACCTCTCAACATTATCGATGATATTGGGTAATTCTGgtttgataatttcttcaatcaACCAGTTTCTCTCTGTGATTGTATCTTGACCAGCATCACGGCTTTCTGGACCTCCAAAATAGTCGTTAGGATATATTTCAGCTGTCATTCGCACTTTAACCTTAGAATAGGGTATTAGTGAAATTCCATCACTTTTAACCCTTCGGGATGTTTAGAAACTTTTCTActacatatatatacatgTTAGATATAGAGGTCCAGGGGAACAATTGCAAACACAAATGCTCAGGCTAGGAGTTTCCAGGACTCCTATTAACCGCCAATTCGTCGGTTATGAACAGAGACGTCACTTTATAGTAGCATCCGCACTCACTTTGGGGGGATTCGTATTTGGTAAAAGGGCAAAATTAGCAGATGCTATGGAAAATGGAGAGTTGCATAATAagaataatgatgatgaggcTATTCGTAAAGATCGTATGGATaagagattgaaaaaacttTCAGAGACGAGACCTATAAAACCACGTTATGAAGGTCATGTTCCGCTCTATCCACATGAAAGAATGTTACTATTCGCCATATCTGGGCTCAAATCGTTCTTCCATCCAGAGGATGGTAATAATATTGTTAAATTGGGTGAGTCATCGGCTTTCCCCTTCGTATTGGAATCTCTAAAGCAGTGCATGTTAGGAGATGAGACTGGTAGACGTATACTTCGAGAACAACCAAATATTACCTCAGATACCTTAGATATGGATcgtttgaagaaaatggacAAGAACAGTTTAGGCTATACGTATTACACATGGTTGATTACGGAAGGTGTTTCTCCAGATACAAGAGCCCCAGTGAAATATATTGATGATCCACTGCAGGCTTTTATATTTAAACGTTACAGACAGTGTCACGATTTTTACCATGCAATCAATGGATTACCAATTATCattgaaggtgaaattgcTATCAAGGCCTTAGAAGCTGCTAATATGGGTATTCCCATGGCTGCCTTGGGAGCTCTTTTAGCGCCATTGCGTTTAAAGCCAATCCAAAAAGAAAGACTTTATGACATATACTTACCATGGGCTATAAGAACAGGATTAAGTTGTAAGCCATTAATTAACGTCTATTGGGAAGAGCTTCTAGAGAAAGATGTTaatgaattgagaaaagaattgggTATTCAACCACCACCTAACCTGAGAGCCATTAGACAAGAGCGTTCAAAGATtagaaaagaattaaaaatgaaatacGACGCCTATGAGGTTGGTATGTAATAGTTatggaaaataaaaacattaAAAGTATTCGTTAAAACTCTATaattaaacaaaaaatgatgaaagcCTGTCAAATgatcttcaaaattaaaAGATTCTTGTATTATCAATTCGGCTTCTTGAACTTACCGAACGCCTGTTGCTGGACTCTATTCCAATTAGGACTTTTAAACGAAAAACGATTTCTCCAACTCGACGAATTTTCATTGACTTCCTCTGTTGATATTTGTTTCTCTTTGTTTTCCCCCGATTCTTCCGATCCGCTGTATTCAGATCCAGGAGAAAGTTTCTCATGATCTTCCTTGTCACTACCGCTGACGTTTTCTAGGgttatttcatttttagtGGAAGTACTACCGCTTCTGTGTACACGTTGGTCATGGTGATAAGCAATTTCATCGTTGGTAACTTCACTGTATGGAACCATACCCCTCTTTCTggcttcttcatcactaaATGCACCATAGTAATCCTTATCATCATGCTTAATGTTAATCTTAAAGGGAAAGATAAGGCACAAAAACCAATAAACAAAGAAGGATATGAAGAATGAGAAAAATGAGTCACCGTAGTAGAAGTTAACTATACCCTTATTGTTGAATAAGTTATTATTGGTTTCCCAAGCCATACCTGGCAAACCTGGCGTCATTCCTACAATCCATGCAACAACCGCTCTCCAATTAACCCCATAGTTATAATAATATTCACCGCGAAGTTTGAACGCCTCAGTGGTCGAATAATTACGTTTATGCACTAGGAAATTATCGGCAATCATAACTGAAATTAGTGGAGTCATCACCACACCAAATGAACTCATAACCGTTaagaaagtggaagaagaattataGAAATTCCAAGGTTGTACTGCAAACGACAACATAGCACAAAAGATGGCACCTCTCTTAATATTAACATATTTGGGTAAAAGACCTGAAAGATCCATACCAGTAGCAAAACCACAATTTTGAGCCGTGTAAGCGATTTGACAAATGACGAATGAAACACCAGCAAAGAATGAAGCAGCTCTGGCGCCCGCAGAATAACCATTTTTCAGCCAATAGTCAAAAATATCCATTGGCATCCAAAGTTGCTCACCATATAGTTTATGTGTAGTAGAAGCACCGATAACACCGAAAATTGGCACAATAGTAGTTGGAATCAATAGTGCAAGAATTGTACCCAGATAAACGGCTGTCTTTGAAGAACCAAACCTTGAATAATCACTTTGATTAACAGAACCTGGTGAAACCGAACCAAACCAATAAGAAATCATATAAACCCAAGCCCATGCATAATCCGAACCAGTAGCA
It encodes the following:
- the LIP2 gene encoding lipoyl(octanoyl) transferase LIP2 (similar to uniprot|Q06005 Saccharomyces cerevisiae YLR239C LIP2 Lipoyl ligase involved in the modification of mitochondrial enzymes by the attachment of lipoic acid groups), with the protein product MSFGLFCKTILNRTELKGVPKLRGVQSFSYATDSCSAKRKTHPIDESAKAIRHLQFTRRLPFEKGLEIQEQFSKAQLDIKELHAKIRRRLAKLQEENVNMTINDSERQIIDNILSMKPNPIVLTFEFDPTYTGGKRIKKTMTPEQIAQFESFVPSRDSSDARPKFVQVERGGQITYHGPGQMVAYVIMDLKSFDNFPARCFVSGLEDSVISTLKNLKVGDGQQALDIDAKLTEETGVWTVDNKKIASLGIHVRRSVTSHGVSINVNPDLSYMTSFEMCGLPGVLPTSVEKQRPDVVLNVQDVAVKFVNELAKTLGVSTVERMQLDDMDLKA
- a CDS encoding uncharacterized protein (weakly similar to uniprot|Q03944 Saccharomyces cerevisiae YDR200C VPS64), whose protein sequence is MAEVERSWRSPTHASGISMMGSNKSGNGNGNAKDTISPSKRTRSNSKSSGHGHKRSSSVNKKETENKTKTDQEPLSIPVTPRNKYTHIIILKSLNETFETKFLVVPFKPESLKLGRPVVSSNGGNSQSFGGMGSVNGGNKQDSQHVPQVRPDNGHFDSRVLSRNHAALSCDPNTGNIYIRDLKSSNGTFVNGSRIDQNDVELKVGDVIDLGTDIDSKFEHRKISAFVEDISVIPLINDSDQSTSFLNGITKNQSEKMAGTASALKQINGVRGTNAEAQSMTAQRAAFEAAMFGDVNNLDLEDTVLGSETEILSGIFINNSIGTSPNLINVVKTLATEISLEKHEFTKLKSMESFLMNYITNLDYVNRLMVEKNDKQLVKLQNALRQKLTEKQESISKEHKSQVDKFEKENKTLKLSFQTKEKEKDMHIKKLERELEDLRTRLEVEKYRNSQLAKNAALAEQQSSNVEPTTDETSTTETSDTAKADKPTRSSNRKFSSRNVFFVSAISIGFVAFAMRFSSEH
- the SPC19 gene encoding Spc19p (similar to uniprot|Q03954 Saccharomyces cerevisiae YDR201W SPC19 Component of Dam1p complex important for spindle and kinetochore integrity localized to nuclear side of spindle pole body and along mitotic spindle), which codes for MAESLERSVGYLEASNELLRRTVTKLQDNAESNNFLAQTMLDCKRVFELVPEYDVHKAKLDLIEEVEPLVRTLEEKLDKSTVRMTRELDTLQQTYELNKLRLSKSKDVETGNEMDVSTDAVIMTSSTNEELAQLKDLKSRKMELQSRLQMLRESKSK
- the RAV2 gene encoding Rav2p (similar to uniprot|Q03956 Saccharomyces cerevisiae YDR202C RAV2 Subunit of RAVE (Rav1p Rav2p Skp1p) a complex that associates with the V1 domain of the vacuolar membrane (H)-ATPase (V-ATPase) and promotes assembly and reassembly of the holoenzyme); translation: MTAEIYPNDYFGGPESRDAGQDTITERNWLIEEIIKPELPNIIDNVERCLEMLQSDQVFKIPISSGGSEYGDTPSVKGIVARQAGKLVDFQALVRFPEFHKGRQVLFKKHPESQFPLQQIEDLTSNLKTVLNQLEELEVTKDAETFISAIGKILQLLTKSINLLQNPPRNLSFPDNDNYAMKKLFQDHESLCESAHHEISLEIVLFKNELCVDFRNLSKVTKKPWCDIDSDTGKSFSDKIKDQLTQDRSKNLSHILRENGVHIEQPTFINNMLSSFNTQWATLPQAQYFLNRCVTFNDKVVIEIGKVALTTSDPFLISTSSKLNALENSVSNYYTNLKL
- the COQ4 gene encoding ubiquinone biosynthesis protein COQ4 (similar to uniprot|O13525 Saccharomyces cerevisiae YDR204W COQ4 Protein with a role in ubiquinone (Coenzyme Q) biosynthesis possibly functioning in stabilization of Coq7p located on the matrix face of the mitochondrial inner membrane), whose product is MLRLGVSRTPINRQFVGYEQRRHFIVASALTLGGFVFGKRAKLADAMENGELHNKNNDDEAIRKDRMDKRLKKLSETRPIKPRYEGHVPLYPHERMLLFAISGLKSFFHPEDGNNIVKLGESSAFPFVLESLKQCMLGDETGRRILREQPNITSDTLDMDRLKKMDKNSLGYTYYTWLITEGVSPDTRAPVKYIDDPLQAFIFKRYRQCHDFYHAINGLPIIIEGEIAIKALEAANMGIPMAALGALLAPLRLKPIQKERLYDIYLPWAIRTGLSCKPLINVYWEELLEKDVNELRKELGIQPPPNLRAIRQERSKIRKELKMKYDAYEVGM
- the THI7 gene encoding thiamine transporter THI7 (similar to uniprot|Q05998 YLR237W Saccharomyces cerevisiae THI7 Plasma membrane transporter responsible for the uptake of thiamine) — its product is MSRVPVASVDKENWNEEEVEDDSFHRLDHSDGEINNEKQPEQKSANSKAGHRFGRCMKWLEVPEDERTTLSFLRNPDLLPIRKEHQTWGFWSNFAYWGVMSFSVGTWISASSATDYGLSYPALIGSYIVGDVMTILFTLGNSYPGLDYKVGYTLTQRFTFGIYGSGIGVIIRILMSIVNYGSNAWLGGLCVNMILDSWSHHYLHLKNTLTPHVKMDTKQLIGFILFQVLTCFIYLLRPHRLNYVLIWSCVASFCSMLGVVIYLTSKCHGVGPDFNSTKSTATGSDYAWAWVYMISYWFGSVSPGSVNQSDYSRFGSSKTAVYLGTILALLIPTTIVPIFGVIGASTTHKLYGEQLWMPMDIFDYWLKNGYSAGARAASFFAGVSFVICQIAYTAQNCGFATGMDLSGLLPKYVNIKRGAIFCAMLSFAVQPWNFYNSSSTFLTVMSSFGVVMTPLISVMIADNFLVHKRNYSTTEAFKLRGEYYYNYGVNWRAVVAWIVGMTPGLPGMAWETNNNLFNNKGIVNFYYGDSFFSFFISFFVYWFLCLIFPFKINIKHDDKDYYGAFSDEEARKRGMVPYSEVTNDEIAYHHDQRVHRSGSTSTKNEITLENVSGSDKEDHEKLSPGSEYSGSEESGENKEKQISTEEVNENSSSWRNRFSFKSPNWNRVQQQAFGKFKKPN